A part of Olleya sp. Bg11-27 genomic DNA contains:
- a CDS encoding SufE family protein — MQTIKEIQDEIVDEFSMFEDWEERYQYMIDLGKSLPLIAPEYKTESNIIKGCQSKVWVHAELNDDQIAFTADSDAIITKGIIAILIRVFSNQHPKDIIEANTDFIDAIGLKEHLSPTRANGLVSMIKQIKLYAIAYQTQLK; from the coding sequence ATGCAGACTATTAAAGAAATACAAGACGAGATTGTTGATGAATTTTCCATGTTTGAAGACTGGGAAGAACGTTACCAATACATGATAGATTTAGGAAAATCACTTCCGCTAATAGCACCGGAATATAAAACAGAATCTAATATAATTAAAGGCTGTCAGAGTAAAGTATGGGTTCATGCAGAACTTAATGATGATCAAATTGCATTTACTGCAGATAGTGATGCTATTATAACTAAAGGAATTATCGCAATTTTAATACGCGTGTTTTCTAATCAACATCCAAAGGATATTATAGAGGCCAATACCGATTTTATTGATGCTATTGGACTAAAGGAACATTTATCACCAACTAGAGCCAATGGTTTAGTAAGTATGATAAAGCAGATTAAGTTATACGCCATCGCCTACCAAACACAATTAAAATAA
- a CDS encoding META domain-containing protein, translating into MKTITILLFSILLNSCGATKDNTNTLAQDMSQDMTKQAIHGNFTVASLDGQLASEQKLTLVFDKDTNRVSGFSGCNTFSGTYTVTGDQLSFGPLASTKMMCQDVANTTERTFLKTLSNTTNYTITEDTIVLLNNTKQLLSAAKTSEAKTAQKQGKIISFRYASATRGSYTLIEIDHKAITSQFNRSETPNVKACNKTDWSTLQTLTDSIDVKTLNTLEPPSKAHQYDGAAAASLTITMDGTEYSTPSFDDGNPPNAIAELVNTLFTLAKPTTQKQD; encoded by the coding sequence ATGAAAACAATTACTATTCTCCTTTTCTCGATACTACTTAATAGTTGTGGTGCAACCAAAGACAACACGAACACTTTAGCTCAAGATATGTCTCAAGATATGACTAAACAAGCCATACACGGCAACTTTACAGTAGCTTCTCTAGACGGACAACTAGCATCCGAACAAAAATTAACGCTTGTTTTTGACAAAGACACCAATCGCGTTTCAGGTTTTTCCGGATGCAATACTTTTTCAGGAACTTATACAGTTACCGGAGACCAATTGTCGTTTGGCCCATTAGCATCCACTAAAATGATGTGTCAAGACGTTGCCAATACAACGGAGCGTACTTTTTTAAAGACCCTATCAAACACGACTAATTACACTATAACAGAGGATACTATTGTTTTGTTAAATAATACCAAACAACTCCTTAGCGCCGCTAAAACATCTGAGGCTAAAACAGCGCAAAAACAGGGTAAGATTATTTCTTTTAGATATGCTTCAGCAACACGAGGCAGCTACACTTTAATAGAAATAGATCACAAAGCAATCACCTCTCAATTTAACAGAAGTGAAACACCCAACGTTAAAGCGTGTAACAAAACGGATTGGTCAACATTACAAACTTTAACAGACTCCATAGACGTTAAGACCTTAAACACATTAGAACCGCCAAGTAAGGCACATCAATATGATGGTGCTGCAGCAGCAAGTTTAACCATCACAATGGACGGAACGGAATATAGCACCCCTTCTTTTGATGACGGAAACCCACCAAACGCAATTGCAGAATTAGTTAATACACTATTCACGCTTGCTAAACCAACAACACAAAAACAAGACTAG
- a CDS encoding aminotransferase class V-fold PLP-dependent enzyme, which yields MLDITKIRKDFPILNRQVNGKPLVYFDNAATSQTPQQVIDVIVDYYSNYNANIHRGVHALSQEATDKYEAARHTIQKHFNAKKAHEIIFTAGTTHSINLVANGFASIIKKGDELIVSALEHHSNIVPWQMLCEKTGAILKVIPMTLEGELDMTAYADLLSEKTKLVFVNHISNALGTINPIDTIIKQAHQVGAAVLIDGAQACPHIKPDVQALDVDFYVTSAHKICGPTGVGMLYGKEEWLNKMQPYQGGGEMIDQVTFEKTTYAGLPHKFEAGTPNICGGIAFAAALDYMNAIGFDAIADYEHDLLDYGTKKLLEIEGLKIYGTSKNKTSVISFNLEGIHPYDVGTLLDKMGIAVRTGHHCAQPIMAFFKIPGTIRASFAFYNTKAEIDALVTGVKKAKMMLS from the coding sequence ATGCTAGATATTACCAAAATACGTAAAGATTTCCCGATACTAAATAGACAAGTAAATGGTAAACCCTTGGTGTATTTTGATAATGCAGCAACATCACAAACACCGCAACAAGTTATTGATGTTATTGTAGATTACTATAGTAACTACAACGCAAATATCCATAGAGGTGTTCATGCCTTAAGTCAAGAAGCTACAGATAAATATGAAGCTGCAAGGCATACTATTCAGAAGCATTTTAATGCTAAAAAAGCGCATGAAATCATTTTTACCGCTGGTACGACGCACAGTATAAACTTAGTCGCCAATGGTTTTGCTTCTATAATAAAAAAAGGAGACGAGCTAATTGTGTCTGCTTTAGAACATCATAGTAATATCGTGCCATGGCAAATGCTATGTGAAAAGACCGGTGCTATTCTTAAAGTTATTCCAATGACCTTGGAAGGCGAGTTAGATATGACGGCCTATGCGGATTTACTTTCGGAAAAAACAAAACTTGTTTTTGTCAATCATATTTCTAATGCGTTAGGAACTATAAATCCTATTGACACTATTATTAAACAAGCCCATCAAGTTGGTGCAGCTGTTTTAATTGATGGTGCTCAAGCTTGCCCGCACATCAAGCCCGATGTACAAGCGTTGGATGTTGATTTTTATGTCACGTCTGCCCATAAAATATGCGGACCAACAGGTGTTGGAATGTTATATGGTAAAGAAGAATGGCTTAATAAAATGCAACCGTATCAAGGCGGTGGGGAAATGATCGACCAAGTTACTTTTGAAAAAACAACCTACGCTGGATTACCACATAAATTTGAAGCAGGGACACCTAACATTTGTGGTGGAATTGCTTTTGCTGCTGCTTTAGATTATATGAATGCCATAGGATTTGATGCTATTGCAGATTACGAGCATGACTTACTAGACTACGGTACAAAAAAACTACTGGAAATAGAAGGTTTAAAAATTTACGGAACGTCTAAAAACAAAACATCAGTAATTTCCTTTAATCTAGAAGGTATTCATCCTTATGATGTTGGTACCCTACTCGATAAAATGGGCATCGCTGTTCGTACAGGACATCATTGCGCACAACCTATTATGGCATTCTTTAAAATACCAGGAACTATCAGAGCGTCTTTTGCTTTTTACAACACCAAAGCCGAAATTGATGCTTTAGTAACTGGGGTTAAAAAAGCAAAAATGATGTTGTCGTAG
- the sufD gene encoding Fe-S cluster assembly protein SufD encodes MSLKEKLVSSFLAFENHVDIDSKIHDIRSEAIKTFETEGFPTKKDEAWKYTSLNSVLKQDYSLFPKQDNALEYSDVKKYFLDDIDTYKIVFIDGKYSSNLSETTHDGIDVCLMSAALHKSKYQLIIENYFNKVASKDGLSSLNTAFSKEGAYIHIPKNKVVAKPIEIVHFSTGSEAALMVQPRNLIVVDENSHVQIIERHQSLTDNPVLTNSVTEIIANKRAIVDYYKVQNDNKNASLIDSTFVDQKRESHVSVHTFTFGGKLTRNNLNFYQNGEYMDSTLNGVTIIGDKQHVDHNTLVHHIEPNCESHQDYKGIFNDSATGVFNGKVVVNKEAQKTNAFQSNNNILLSDKATINSKPQLEIFADDVKCSHGCTIGQLDESALFYMKSRGIPEKEAKGLLMYAFSNNVLKSVKIPELKQRITKIIANKLGVNIGFDL; translated from the coding sequence ATGAGTTTAAAAGAAAAATTAGTATCGTCTTTTTTAGCATTCGAAAATCATGTTGATATCGATTCTAAAATTCACGATATTAGAAGTGAAGCAATAAAAACGTTTGAAACAGAAGGCTTTCCTACCAAAAAGGACGAAGCTTGGAAATACACGTCTTTAAATAGTGTTTTAAAACAAGACTACAGTCTGTTTCCTAAACAAGATAATGCTTTAGAATATAGTGATGTTAAAAAATACTTTCTAGATGATATAGACACTTACAAAATTGTGTTTATTGATGGGAAATATTCATCTAACTTATCTGAAACAACACATGATGGTATTGATGTATGTTTAATGTCTGCTGCATTACATAAATCAAAATATCAATTAATTATTGAGAACTACTTTAACAAAGTGGCGTCTAAAGATGGTTTATCATCTTTAAATACTGCCTTTTCAAAAGAGGGTGCTTACATACACATCCCTAAAAATAAAGTGGTTGCAAAACCAATAGAAATCGTACATTTTTCAACGGGAAGCGAAGCAGCCTTAATGGTACAGCCTCGTAACTTAATTGTCGTGGACGAAAACTCTCATGTTCAGATTATCGAACGCCACCAGAGTCTTACAGATAATCCTGTATTAACAAATTCGGTGACTGAGATTATTGCCAATAAACGTGCCATTGTAGATTACTACAAAGTACAAAATGACAACAAAAACGCGTCTTTAATTGACAGTACTTTTGTAGATCAAAAACGAGAAAGTCATGTCTCTGTACATACCTTTACTTTTGGAGGAAAGTTAACACGTAACAATCTTAACTTTTACCAAAATGGAGAGTATATGGACTCTACATTAAACGGGGTAACCATTATTGGAGACAAGCAACATGTTGATCACAATACTCTAGTCCATCATATCGAACCAAATTGCGAAAGTCACCAAGATTACAAGGGGATTTTTAACGATAGTGCGACAGGTGTTTTTAATGGAAAAGTCGTTGTTAACAAGGAAGCGCAAAAAACAAATGCATTTCAATCCAACAACAATATTTTACTAAGTGATAAAGCCACTATCAACTCTAAACCACAACTTGAAATTTTTGCAGATGATGTAAAATGCTCGCATGGTTGTACCATAGGACAATTAGACGAAAGTGCTTTGTTTTACATGAAATCTAGAGGTATTCCTGAAAAAGAAGCTAAAGGGTTACTTATGTATGCGTTTAGTAATAACGTTTTAAAATCTGTAAAAATTCCAGAATTAAAACAACGTATCACCAAAATTATAGCAAACAAATTAGGCGTTAATATTGGTTTTGACTTGTAA
- the sufC gene encoding Fe-S cluster assembly ATPase SufC, producing MLKINNLHANIEDKSILRGINLEVKAGEVHAIMGPNGSGKSTLASVIAGKEEYEVTEGTIVLEGEDLEDLAAEERAHKGVFLSFQYPVEIPGVSVTNFIKTAINETRKAKGLEDMPAKEMLKLIREKAELLEIDRKFLSRSLNEGFSGGEKKRNEIFQMAMLEPKLAILDETDSGLDIDALRIVANGVNKLKSKDNAVIVITHYQRLLDYIVPDFVHVLYNGKIVKSGGKELAHELEEKGYDWIKEEVDA from the coding sequence ATGTTAAAGATAAACAATCTACACGCAAACATTGAAGATAAATCCATTTTAAGAGGAATTAATCTTGAAGTAAAAGCAGGAGAAGTACATGCTATAATGGGACCAAACGGTTCTGGAAAAAGTACGTTAGCTTCTGTAATTGCAGGAAAAGAAGAATACGAAGTCACAGAAGGTACTATTGTTTTAGAAGGAGAAGATCTTGAAGATTTAGCAGCTGAAGAACGCGCACATAAAGGGGTGTTTTTATCATTTCAGTATCCAGTAGAAATACCTGGAGTTAGCGTTACTAATTTTATTAAAACCGCGATTAACGAAACTAGAAAAGCAAAAGGTTTAGAGGATATGCCTGCAAAAGAAATGCTTAAACTAATTCGTGAAAAAGCAGAGCTTTTAGAAATTGACCGTAAGTTTTTATCACGTTCTTTAAACGAAGGATTTTCTGGAGGAGAAAAGAAACGTAATGAGATTTTCCAAATGGCGATGTTAGAGCCTAAATTAGCTATTCTTGACGAAACTGATTCAGGACTAGATATTGATGCTTTACGTATCGTTGCAAATGGTGTTAACAAGCTAAAAAGTAAGGACAATGCTGTTATAGTAATTACGCATTACCAACGTTTATTAGATTATATCGTACCAGATTTTGTACACGTTTTATATAACGGAAAAATTGTTAAATCTGGAGGGAAAGAATTAGCACACGAGTTAGAAGAAAAAGGTTACGACTGGATTAAAGAAGAAGTAGACGCTTAA
- the sufB gene encoding Fe-S cluster assembly protein SufB: MSKYTEDDLREELKTKEYEYGFFTDIESETFPIGLNEDIVRAISMKKEEPEWMTEWRLEAFKVWKTMEEPEWANVRYTKPDFQAIAYYSAPVAVDPNKTLDDVDPDLLAMYKKLGISVDEQKKMNNVAMDIVVDSVSVATTFKKTLAEKGIIFMPISEAIKEHPELVRKYIGTIVPTTDNFYAALNSAVFSDGSFCYIPKGVRCPMELSTYFRINQGGTGQFERTLLVADEGSYVSYLEGCTAPSRDENQLHAAVVELIALDDAEIKYSTVQNWYPGNAEGKGGVYNFVTKRGLCEKNAKISWTQVETGSAVTWKYPSCILKGDNSVGEFYSIAVTNNYQQADTGTKMIHLGKNTKSTIISKGISAGHSQNSYRGLVHIGGRADNARNFSQCDSLLMGNACGAHTFPYIEAKNKTAQVEHEATTSKIGEDQIFYCNQRGIDTEKAIALIVNGFSKDVLNKLPMEFAVEAQKLLEISLEGSVG, from the coding sequence ATGTCAAAGTATACAGAGGACGACCTTAGAGAAGAATTAAAAACCAAAGAATATGAATATGGTTTTTTTACAGATATAGAATCTGAAACATTCCCTATTGGTCTAAACGAAGATATCGTTCGTGCTATTTCTATGAAAAAAGAAGAGCCAGAATGGATGACAGAATGGCGACTAGAAGCTTTCAAAGTTTGGAAAACTATGGAAGAACCAGAATGGGCCAATGTACGTTATACTAAACCAGATTTTCAAGCAATTGCTTACTACTCTGCTCCCGTAGCTGTAGACCCTAACAAAACATTAGACGATGTAGATCCAGATCTATTAGCGATGTATAAAAAATTAGGAATCTCTGTTGACGAGCAAAAGAAAATGAATAACGTCGCAATGGATATTGTGGTCGATTCAGTGTCTGTTGCTACCACTTTCAAAAAAACACTAGCAGAAAAAGGTATTATTTTCATGCCTATTTCTGAAGCAATAAAAGAACATCCTGAATTAGTAAGAAAATATATTGGGACTATTGTTCCAACTACAGATAATTTTTATGCCGCTTTAAATTCGGCTGTATTTAGTGATGGTTCATTTTGTTATATTCCTAAAGGCGTTAGATGTCCAATGGAATTATCAACCTATTTTAGAATCAACCAAGGTGGAACAGGTCAATTTGAACGCACATTATTAGTTGCTGACGAAGGGAGTTATGTATCTTACTTAGAAGGTTGTACTGCGCCAAGTCGTGACGAAAACCAATTACACGCCGCAGTTGTAGAGCTTATTGCTTTAGATGATGCTGAAATTAAATATAGTACCGTTCAAAACTGGTATCCAGGAAATGCTGAAGGTAAAGGTGGTGTTTATAACTTTGTAACCAAACGTGGGTTATGCGAGAAAAACGCAAAAATCTCTTGGACACAAGTAGAAACAGGTAGTGCCGTAACTTGGAAATATCCGTCTTGTATTTTAAAAGGAGATAACTCTGTAGGAGAATTTTATTCTATTGCAGTAACCAATAACTACCAACAAGCAGATACTGGAACAAAAATGATTCATTTGGGGAAAAACACCAAATCAACCATTATTTCTAAAGGGATTTCTGCTGGACATTCTCAAAACTCATATCGTGGTTTAGTGCACATTGGAGGTCGCGCAGATAATGCAAGAAACTTCTCTCAGTGTGATAGTTTACTAATGGGTAACGCATGTGGTGCACATACCTTCCCGTACATTGAAGCTAAAAACAAAACGGCTCAGGTCGAACACGAAGCAACGACAAGTAAAATTGGTGAAGACCAAATTTTTTACTGTAACCAACGTGGTATAGATACCGAAAAAGCAATTGCTTTAATTGTTAATGGTTTTAGTAAAGACGTCTTAAATAAGTTACCAATGGAATTTGCTGTAGAGGCACAAAAATTATTGGAAATTTCTTTAGAAGGCTCTGTAGGTTAA
- a CDS encoding HesB/IscA family protein has translation MIKVSDTAKKKVIELMTDDGFNPSIDYVRVGVKSGGCSGLSYDLKFDKTKEDEDKVFEDNNVKIIVDKKSFLYLIGTTLEYSGGLNGTGFVFNNPNANRTCGCGESFSL, from the coding sequence ATGATAAAAGTTTCTGACACAGCTAAAAAGAAAGTCATTGAACTAATGACTGATGACGGCTTTAACCCAAGCATAGACTACGTTCGCGTAGGTGTAAAAAGTGGTGGTTGTTCTGGTTTGTCTTATGATTTAAAATTTGACAAAACAAAAGAAGACGAAGACAAGGTCTTTGAAGATAATAATGTGAAAATTATTGTAGACAAAAAAAGTTTTCTATACCTAATAGGTACAACTTTAGAATATTCAGGTGGATTAAACGGAACAGGTTTTGTGTTTAATAATCCTAATGCCAACCGAACTTGCGGGTGTGGCGAATCATTTTCATTATAA
- a CDS encoding cytochrome-c peroxidase, translating into MRFWLTYSVICLFLFSCSSDEDSTAEAYVPIPYQLEIPSLFQTKLIAPVIPINNKLTVEGVALGKRLFYDTLLSADNTKACASCHSPAQAFTDANQFSVGITGVSGTRNSMPLFNLAWNFDDKYFWDGRALGLENQALDPVVHPNELGNDSWEPVEARLNADAEYPTLFKQAFGTATITKQLTTKAIAQFERTLISGDSKFDKFSNGELTLTSQEQNGLNVFMDETRGDCFHCHGNPNNPLWTDNQFHNNGLDAVFSDLGLGVITGNPNDNGKFKSPSLRNLAYTAPYMHDGRFATLEDVIEHYSTGLQDSDTIDSLMKKVALGGVQLTPQDKADLKAFLLTLSDPTFISNPAFIQQ; encoded by the coding sequence ATGAGATTCTGGTTAACCTATAGCGTCATTTGCCTATTTCTTTTTAGCTGTTCTTCAGACGAAGACTCTACAGCAGAAGCCTATGTCCCTATTCCGTATCAATTAGAAATACCTAGTCTTTTTCAAACTAAACTTATAGCCCCTGTAATTCCTATAAACAACAAACTAACCGTTGAAGGTGTTGCTTTAGGAAAACGCTTGTTTTATGACACGCTTTTGTCTGCAGACAACACTAAAGCCTGCGCCAGTTGCCACTCACCAGCACAAGCCTTTACAGACGCTAATCAATTTAGCGTTGGTATTACTGGTGTTTCAGGAACCAGAAACAGCATGCCTTTATTTAATTTAGCATGGAATTTTGATGACAAATATTTTTGGGACGGACGCGCTTTAGGATTAGAAAACCAAGCTTTAGATCCCGTTGTACATCCTAACGAGTTAGGAAATGATAGTTGGGAACCTGTCGAAGCCAGACTTAATGCTGACGCAGAATACCCGACCTTATTTAAACAAGCTTTTGGCACAGCAACCATTACAAAACAACTTACTACCAAAGCTATTGCACAATTTGAACGCACCTTGATTTCTGGCGACTCAAAGTTTGATAAATTTTCAAACGGAGAATTGACATTAACCTCTCAAGAACAAAATGGACTAAACGTCTTTATGGACGAAACTAGAGGCGATTGTTTTCATTGTCATGGCAATCCAAATAATCCGCTCTGGACTGATAACCAATTTCATAACAATGGACTAGATGCTGTGTTTTCAGATTTAGGCTTAGGTGTCATTACTGGAAACCCGAATGACAATGGCAAATTTAAATCCCCCTCCTTACGCAACCTAGCTTATACCGCACCGTATATGCATGATGGCCGATTTGCAACTTTAGAGGACGTCATAGAACACTACAGCACGGGACTTCAAGACTCCGACACGATTGATTCTTTAATGAAAAAAGTAGCCCTTGGAGGCGTCCAATTAACGCCCCAAGACAAGGCCGATTTAAAAGCCTTTTTACTCACACTTTCTGACCCCACTTTTATTAGTAATCCTGCCTTTATTCAACAATAA
- a CDS encoding MbnP family protein, whose amino-acid sequence MKKIVSLIALALVLFNCNEDNDDNAIITPKVTFNFTHQWEETTINSTNLETELVTNANGEVINIERIRYLTSHFTLTNLSGETYTLEGHKLTDLSDEDTYNFTPETNNIPSGTYTLSFVWGLNEVDNIDGSHPDLNSANWNWPEALGGGYHFLQFDGMYNVDTASPSPFNFHNGTAKVSDGVFEQNFAVITFDTVLAISNDTTIEIKMDIAELFTNPNTWDLNVLDTPLMPNYDAQKMMQQNIMSVFSIGTISE is encoded by the coding sequence ATGAAAAAAATTGTTTCACTCATAGCTTTAGCTTTAGTCCTTTTTAATTGTAACGAAGACAATGATGACAACGCCATTATAACACCAAAAGTAACGTTTAATTTTACTCACCAATGGGAAGAGACTACCATAAATAGCACCAACCTAGAGACTGAACTTGTTACCAATGCAAACGGTGAAGTTATAAACATAGAACGTATTAGATACCTAACGTCGCACTTTACATTAACAAACCTTTCAGGAGAAACGTACACATTGGAAGGACATAAATTAACCGATTTATCCGATGAAGACACCTACAACTTCACGCCAGAAACTAACAATATTCCTTCAGGAACTTATACCTTAAGTTTTGTTTGGGGTCTTAACGAAGTCGATAATATTGATGGATCACATCCGGACCTAAACAGTGCAAATTGGAACTGGCCGGAAGCCTTAGGTGGTGGTTATCACTTCCTACAATTTGATGGAATGTATAATGTAGATACTGCAAGCCCTTCGCCTTTTAACTTTCATAACGGAACAGCAAAAGTAAGTGATGGCGTTTTCGAACAAAATTTTGCAGTCATAACATTCGACACAGTACTTGCAATATCTAATGATACGACTATTGAAATCAAAATGGATATTGCCGAATTATTTACAAATCCAAACACTTGGGATTTAAATGTTTTAGACACCCCATTAATGCCAAATTACGACGCTCAGAAAATGATGCAACAAAATATAATGAGTGTTTTTAGTATTGGAACAATAAGCGAATAA